The DNA segment TTGCCCTGGGCCCAGGCGACGGCGTCGGCGAGGGCCACGTAGGCGCCGGTGATGGCCGCCGTGCGCGTGCCGCCGTCGGCCTGGAGGACGTCGCAGTCGAGGACGATGGTGTTCTCGCCGAGCGCCTTGTAGTCGATGACGGCGCGCAGGGAGCGGCCGATGAGGCGGGAGATCTCGTGGGTGCGGCCACCGATCTTGCCCCGGACGGACTCACGGTCGCCGCGGGTGTTGGTGGAGCGGGGCAGCATGGAGTACTCGGCGGTGACCCAGCCCTCGCCGCTGCCCTTGCGCCAGCGCGGGACCCCTTCGGTGACGGAGGCGGTGCAGAAGACCTTGGTGTCGCCGAAGGAGACGAGGACGGAGCCCTCGGCGTGCTTGCTCCAGCCACGTTCGATGGTGACCGGGCGGAGCTGTTCGGGAGTGCGGCCGTCGATTCGAGGCATTGAGGACATGGCGCCGAGCCTATCCGGAGTGACGGAGGGGACTCCTCCCCCGGTGGGAAGAGCCCCTTGACCGGTGAACTCGGCCGGTGAATCCGACTGGTGAACCTGGCCGATGAACCCGACTGGCGGACCCGGCCACTGAACCCGGCGGGTGAACCCGGCCACCGGGCCCCCGGGGCTCACATCATGTCCTCGATCTCCCCCGCGATGGGGTCGGCGTCGGTGCCGATGACGACCTGGACCGCGGTGCCCATCCTGACGACGCCGTGGGCGCCGGCGGCCTTCAGGGCGGCCTCGTCGACCAGCGCGGGATCGGAGACCTCGGTGCGCAGGCGGGTGACGCAGCCCTCGATCTCCTCGATGTTGTCGATGCCGCCGAGGCCCGCGACGATCTTCTCAGCCTTGCTGGCCATGCTGCCGCTCCCTGATCCGTTCCGGTTTGTCGCAGTAACCCACAATCGGCCCAACTTCGCGAGCATTTGCGCCGTACGTGCCGCATGATGGCGATCCCGCCGGCGCAGCCGTCCGCCGGCTGTTCCCGGGCGGCGCGCTGCCCTCCCCCGGCTTCCGGCCGGGGGGACCCCCAGGAGGAAGTTGTGACCACGGCCACCGCCGTCCCCCCGGCAGCGAAGAAGAAGGGCGCCGGGGTGATGCCGGTGCTCCAGCGCATCGGCCGCAGCCTGATGCTGCCGGTCGCGGTGCTGCCCGCCGCCGCCCTCCTGGTGCGCCTCGGTCACCAGGACATGCTGGGCCGCTCCTCCTTCCCGGCGCCCGTGACGAGGGCCGCGTCCTTCATGGCGGCCGGCGGCAACGCGATCCTGGACAACATGGCGCTGTTGTTCGCCGTCGGTGTCGCGGTCGGATTCGCGAAGAAGTCGGACGGTTCGACGGCGCTCGCCGCGGTCGTGGGCTACCTGGTCTTCAGGAACGTGCTCGGCACGTTCACGGACGGGAACCTGCCGAAGGTGGCCACCGCCGTCGACGGCAAGGTGGTGATGACGGCCGCCCCGGTGGACGCCAAGGTGCTCGGCGGTGTGGTGATGGGCCTGGTGGTGGCCCTGTTGTACCAGCGCTACCACCGCACCGTGCTGCCCGACTGGGCGGGCTTCTTCGGCGGCCGCCGGCTGGTGCCGATCCTGGCCGCCTTCGCGGGCCTCGTCATCGGTGTCGTCTTCGGCTGCGTCTGGCCGGTCCTCGGCACCGGGCTGCACGGCCTCGGAGAGTGGCTGGTGCGTTCGGGCGCGATCGGCGCGGGTGTCTTCGGCGTCGCCAACCGCGCGCTGCTCCCCGTAGGCATGCACCACCTGCTGAACTCGTTCCCCTGGTTCCAGGCGGGCGAGTTCCACGGCAAGAGCGGGGACATCCAGCGCTTCCTGGCCGGTGACCCGCACGCGGGCCAGTTCATGACCGGCTTCTTCCCGATCATGATGTTCGCGCTGCCGGCCGCCTGCCTCGCCATCACGCACTGCGCCCGTCCGGAGCGCCGCAGGGCCGTCGGCGGCATGATGTTCTCCCTCGCGCTGACGTCCTTCGTCACGGGCGTCACCGAGCCGATCGAGTTCACCTTCATGTTCATCGCGCCGGTGCTGTACGCCGTCCACGCGCTGCTCACCGGTGTCTCGATGACGTTGACCTGGGCGCTGGGCATGCGGGACGGCTTCGGCTTCTCGGCGGGCGCGGTGGACTTCGGCCTGAACCTGGGCATCGCCTCGGACCCGTGGGGTCTGGTCCTGGTCGGCCTGTGCTTCGCGGTCGTCTACTACGGCGTCTTCCGCTTCACCATCACCCGGTTCGACCTGCCCACCCCGGGCCGCGAGCCCGACGCGGAACCCGCGGACTCGGCGGGCTCGGCGGAAGGGCGCGGGGCCGAGGCGGCCGGGTAGCCTCCCGTTCCGCCACGACGGCCCGGTCCACCGGACCGGGCCGTCGGCGTCGCGCGGGGGCGGTGCTCAGATCTCGTAGACCGTCCGCGGCACCGCCAGCTCCACCGGTCCCCCGAACACCTCGCGCGCGTCCGCCAGGTTGACCAGCGGGTCGGTCCACGGGGGGATGTGGGTGAGGACCAGGAGGCCGGCGCCGGCGCGGGCCGCCGTCTGGCCCGCCTCACGGCCGTTGAGGTGGAGGTCGGGGATGTTCTCCTTGCCGTGCGTGAAGGCCGCCTCGCACAGGAACAGGTCGGTGTCCCGGGCCAGTTCCTCCAGCACCGCGCTGACCCCGGTGTCGCCCGAGTACGTCAGGGCCTTGCCGCCGTGCTCGACGCGGATGGCGTACGCCTCCACGGGGTGCGGGACACGCTCGGTGTGCACCGTGAACGGGCCGATCTCGAACGTGGACGGCTTGACCGTGTGGAAGTCGAAGACCTCGCTCATGGAGGAGGCGGAGGGCGTGTCGGCGTAGGCGGTGGTCAGCCGGTTCTCGGTGCCCTCGGGTCCGTAGACCGGGATGGGGGCGCAGCGGCCGCCGTCGTGGCGGTAGTAGCGCGCGACGAAGTAGGCCAGCATGTCGATGCAGTGGTCGGCGTGCAGGTGGCTGAGGAAGATCGCGTCGAGGTCGTAGAGACCGCAGTGGCGCTGCAGCTCGCCCAGGGCGCCATTGCCCATGTCGAGGAGCAGCCGGAAGCCGTCGGCCTCGACGAGGTAGCTCGAGCAGGCCGATTCCGCGGACGGAAACGACCCCGAGCAGCCGACGACGGTGAGCTTCATGAAGCAGAAACCTCCGTTGGCGGAAACCGATGGACGGAGAGCGGGAGGGTGGAATGAAGCGGGGACGAGCCGGGAAAAGCGGGGTCGGAGACAGGCTGTGACGGGGAGAGTGCGGTTTGTCGAGCCTACGGCGCCGGAGGGCGGGTCGCTCCTCCGCCAGGGGCCGTTGTGGGCGAACTCACCTGTGGTGTCACCGGTTCGGCTGGACCAGGGGCGCATGGGTATCCGCAGAGGGCGCGCATGGCAGGGCGCGCGCCGGTAACGTCGTCCCCATGGACACGTCCTGGTGGCTGGCGCTCGCGGCGGTGGTACTGCTCGCACTGGTCGCCACGCTCGTCGACGGCTGGGGTCGCGGCCGCAGGCCCGGCGGACGGCGGTTGCGGCCGCCGGGGCGCCCCGAGGCACGGGGCCGGGCGGCGGCGCGTCCGCATCCGGGCGACATCTGGTGGGCGAACGTGCCCTACGAGGACCGCCCCGACGTCAAGGACCGCCCCTGCCTGGTGCTGGCCGTGCGCGGCGACCGGGCGACGGTCGCGAAGATCACCAGCAAGTACCACGACGAGCGCGCCGGGGTGATCCCGTTGCCGCCGGGCGCGGTCGGCGACTCCCACGGCCGGCCCAGCTTCCTGCAGACCGACGAGCTGCGCGAGGTGCCGGTGGGCGACTTCCGGCGCCGGGTGGGCGTGGTCGACCCGGTCCTGTGGGACCAGGTACGGCACCTCGCGGGGTAGCCGCCGTCAGCGCACGCGCACGGTGACCGCCCAGTCCTGGATGCCCTTGCAGGAGACCTGGCCGGGGGCGGTGGGCTGGGCGCACAGCGGGCGGCTGGAGGTCAGGTGCGCGGTGCCGGATGCCGCCGCCTGGTAGGCCGCGGTCGCGTCGCCCGGCAGCAGGACGATGCCCCCGTTGATCGCGCGCAGCGCGCCTCCGCTCGCCGCGACCGGCTTCCAGGGGCGGCCCTTGGTCCCGTCGAGGGTGAGCCGCAGCTCCCCGCCCTTGGTCAGGCAGACGGTACGGCCGTTGTCGGCGGCCGTCAGCTCGGCGTGGCCGGAGCACCCGCCGCCGGTGGACGGGGGCGTGGCGGAGGAGGACGGCGCCGCGGGCGAGGCCGGGGAGGAAGAAGAGGAGGAGGAGGGCGAAGGCGCGGGTGAGGTGGCGGAGGGGGATGGGGACGGGGTGGGTGCCGACGGGGACACCGTGCCGCCGCCTCCCCTGGCGTCGGCGCCGCCCGTGGAGCCGCAGCCGGCGAGGAGCAGTGCCGCCGCCGCGAGGGCGGTGGCGGTGGGTGTCGTACGGCGCATGGTGTCCGCCTCTCTGCCGTGGCCGGCCGACCGGCCCCCTGGTACGGATGTGACGTGCCGGGTGCGGAAATGGATCCCTAGGGGGTGTCTCCCCGATCTTCGCGGGTCCGCGACGATCGGGGAGACACCCCCTAGAACGCGCGAGGTCCCGCACACGGACGGCTGTCCGTGTGCGGGACCCGGTGTCGTGCGGGTCAGCTGGTCGCGACGGAGGTGTCGTCGACGACGAAGCTGGTCTGGAGGGAGGTGTCCTCCACGCCACTGAACTTCAGGGTGACCGTCTGGCCCGCGAAGGCGGACAGGTCGAAGGTCTTCAGGGCGTACCCGGTGGCGGCGTTGACGTTCGAGTACGTCGCCAGGGTGGTGGTGTTGGCGGTCACCGTCAGCTTGTCGAAGGCGGTGGTGCCGGTCTCGGCGGTGTCGACGTGCAGGTAGAAGGAGAAGCTGGCGTGGCAGCCGGCCGGGATGGTCACCGACTGGGACACGGTGTCGGTGTGGCTGGAGCCGTACCCGTCGAGCCAGGCCTTGTACGAGCCGCCGTGCGCGGCCTCACCGGTGTCGTTGGTGATGGCGCCGGAGCTGGCGGTCCAGACGGTGTTGCCGGACTCGAAGCCGGCGTTGCCGAGCAGCTGGGCCGGGGTGCAGGTGCCGCCGCCGCCGGTGCCGGCGGTGAAGGCCGCGGTGCCGTTCGGGGTGCCCCAGCCGGTCGGGCCGTCGTAGCCGGCGCGGGCGGTGCAGAAGTACGAGGTGGAGCACGAGCCGTTGTTGCCCGTGGTCACGTCGTTCAGGTTGGCGGTGTGGCTGTAGGGGTACTTCGCCGGGTAGTCGGTCGCGCCCGGGGTGCCCGCGAGGGCGTAGACGCCGGCGATGATCGGGGCGGAGGCGCTGGTGCCGCCGTAGACCGCCCAGCCGGAGCCGCCGAAGGTGTCGTAGACCGCGACGCCGGTGGCCGGGTCGGCGACGGCGGAGACGTCGGACTCCATGCGCTTGGCGCAGCCGGTGTCGGTCTGCCAGGTGGGCTTCGGGTCGTAGGCGGAGCAGCCGGAGCCGGTGCCCTCGGTGGCGCTGGTGTGCCACACCGACTCGCTCCAGCCGCGGGAGTTGGCGGCGGTGGTGAGCGCGGTGCCGCCGACGGCGGTCACGTACTGGGAGGTCGCCGGGTACTCGGCGCCGTAGGCCTCGTCACCGGCGGAGACGGTGATGGCCACACCGGGGTGCTTGAAGTACTGGGTGTCCTCGGTGGTCTGGGAGGACGCCTCGCCACCACCCCAGCTGTTGGAGACGAACTTGGCGCCGAGGGAGACGGCCTCGTTCTCGGCTATGCCGAGGTCGGTGTCGTTCGCGGAGTTGGCCTCGACCAGGGTGATGCTGCAGTTCGGGCAGACCGCGCTGACCATGTCGATGTCCAGCGCCTCTTCACCGGCCCAGCCGGCGTCGTTGGCGGGCAGCGAGGTGGTGGAGCCGGTCTGGCTGACCTGCTTGAAGCAGCCGTTGGCCTTGGTGCAGGCGGACAGGCCGAACGTGGAGCGGTAAGTGGCCAGGTCCGCTTCGGCGTTGGGGTTGTTGTAGGCGTCGACGACGGCGACCGTCATGCCCGAACCGCCGGTGGAGGGCAGGGCGTAGGCGCTGTGCAGGTTGGCCGGGGAGAGGCCGGAGGGGGCCGCGGCGGCGAGCGCCGAGGCGAGCCGCTGCTTGATGTCGGTGCGGCGCTGGGCGAAGCAGGACGCGTGGCCCGGCTTGGCGGTGGCGCACAGGTGCGCCGTGGGGACCTTCTGGCCGGCCTTGCCGGTGGAGTGGAAGGTCTGCCGGTCGGGAGCGGTCAGGGCCTTGGCGTTCTGCGTGGCCCGGGAGACGTGGGGCGCGGCGGCGCCGGGCTGGGCCCCGGCGGTCGGCGCCGCGGCGAGGCCGGCGACGGAGATGGCGAGGGCGGGGAGGGCGACGGACAGAAGTCTTCGAAGACTCCGGTTCCGGCTCGGGCGTGACTCACGCATGGGGTACTGCCTCCGTGGGGAAGGTGGGGGTTCTCGTACGGGGTGGGGAAGGCCCGTGACGCGCGTAGCGGCGGCGATCGCGCGGTCATGGGCATGACACTCAGACACTGCTGAAACGTCGCTGTTGGTGACATGACACTGTGCGCGAGGAACGTACGGCCGGCGGGCGGATCCACGGCAGTACCGGAGGGAATTCTTTGCCCCTCCATAGAATGCGGTTGGCCCCCTCATGAGAGGGGGCTGACGCGTTTTTGATCAAGGAACAGGCATGAAACGGCCTGCCCAGGCGCCCCTAGGGGGCACCCCCTAGGCCCAGAGCTGGCCGTGCAGGGTCTCGATGGCTTCTTCGGTGGTGGCGGCGGTGTAGACGCCGGTCGAGAGGTACTTCCAGCCGCCGTCGGCCACGATGAAGACGATGTCGGCGCTCTCGCCCGCCTTGACCGCCTTCTTCCCGACACCGATCGCCGCGTGCAGGGCCGCGCCGGTGGAGACGCCCGCGAAGATGCCCTCCTGCTGGAGGAGTTCACGGGTGCGGGCGACGGCGTCCGCCGAGCCGACCGAGAAGCGGGTGGTGAGAACGGAGGCGTCGTACAGCTCCGGTACGAAGCCCTCGTCGAGGTTGCGCAGGCCGTACACGACGTCGTCGTAGCGCGGTTCGGCGGCGACGATCTTCACGTCCGGCTTGTTCTCGCGCAGGTAGCGGCCGACGCCCATCAGGGTGCCGGTGGTACCGAGGCCCGCGACGAAGTGGGTGACGGAGGGCAGGTCCGCGAGGATCTCCGGGCCGGTCGTGGCGTAGTGGGCGCCGGCGTTGTCCGGGTTGCCGTACTGGTAGAGCATCACCCAGTCGGGATGCCCGGCAGCCAGTTCCTTGGCCATCCGCACGGCGGTGTTGGAGCCGCCCGCGGCCGGGGAGGGGATGATCTCGGCGCCCCACATGGCCAGCAGGTCCCGGCGCTCCTGCGAGGTGTTCTCGGGCATCACGCACACCATGCGGTAGCCCTTGAGCTTGGCGGCCATGGCCAGCGAGATGCCGGTGTTGCCGGAGGTGGGCTCCAGGATCGTGCAGCCGGGGGTGAGCCGGCCGTCCTTCTCCGCCTGCTCGACCATGTGCAGCGCGGGGCGGTCCTTGACCGAGCCGGTCGGGTTGCGGTCCTCCAGCTTGGCCCAGATACGGACGTCGGGGGACGGCGAGAGCCGCGGCAGGCGCACCAACGGGGTGTTGCCCACCGCGGCCAGCGGGGAGTCGTAGCGCATCGGAGTGCGGTGGCCGCTCAGGCCATGCCGCCGGCCACGGCCGGCAGGATCGTCACGGTGTCGCCGTCGGACAGCTTGGTGTCGATGCCGTCGACGAAGCGGACGTCCTCGTCGTTCAGGTACACGTTGACGAAGCGGCGCAGCTTGCCGTCCTCCACGATGCGCTCCCGGATGCCCGTGTGCCGGGTCTCGAGGTCGGCGAAGAGCTCGGCGAGGGTGTCCCCGGTGCCGTCGACGGCCTTCTCGCCGCCGGTGTACGTGCGCAGGATGGTGGGGATGCGGACCTCGATGGCCATGTTGCGGGCTCCTGTCGGAATGGGGTCGTCGAATTCGTCGATGCGGGACGCACGCGGCGGACCGCGCCGCGGCTCACGGCCGTACGGCGGCGGGGGAGGTCAACAGATGGCGCTGTTCAGCCTGCACAGATCGACGTGCAGCCGCGCCACGAGCAGCATGCCCGGGGTCTCGTCGCTCACGCCGTTCAGAACCATGGGCTCATCGTATCGATTCCCGGTCCGGGTCCTGGAAGGCGATCTCGCATACCGGATGAACCCTGACCGAACTGTGGTCAGCGCCGCTCGGTGCCGGGTAGCGCCCGTCAGTGCCTGCCGGCGCCCGCCGGAGCCCGTCGGCGCCGGTCAGTGCCCGTCCTCGGTCAGTACGCGTCCACGATCCCGACCTCCTCCTCCGTGACCTCGCCGTCGACGATCCGGAAGGAGCGGAACTGGAAGTCGCCGAGGCCGTCGGTGTCCGCGGTGGAGACGAGGACGTAGTGGGCGCCGGGCTCACCCGCGTAGCCGATGTCGGTGCGCGAGGGGTAGGCCTCGGTCGCGGTGTGGGAGTGGTAGACGATCACCGGCTCCTCGTCGCGGTCGTCCATCTCGCGGTAGAGCTTGAGCAGGTCACCGGAGTCGAACTCGTAGAACGTCGGAGACATCGCCGCGTTGAGCATCGGGATGAAGCGCTCGGGGCGGTCCGAACCGGCGGGGCCGGCGACGACGCCGCACGCCTCGTCGGGGTGGTCCTTGCGCGCGTGGGCGACGATCTGGTCGTACAGGGCCTGGGTGAGGGTCAGCATGGGGGCCAGGATAAGCAGTGGGGCCGTCCCGTACCGAGGTGTGGTACGGAACGGCCCACATGCTGGACGCCCTGAGCGGCTGCCGCCGGGAGTGCCACGAGTACTCCCGACGGCAGGACGTCCTGAGGATGGTCTCGCCGGTGGTCAGCCCACCTTCTCCAGGGCCGGCTCGCTGCGGTCGGCGATCTCCGGAGTGCGGGACTTCAGGACCAGCCAGCCGATGCCGAGCACGGCCGCCCACACACCCATCACGTAGAGGGAGATGCGCGACTCGGAATCGTACGCGATCAAGCCGGTGACGAACAGGAGGAAGGCGATCGCGATGTACGAGCACACCGAGCCGCCCGGCGCCGGGAAGGGGGAGGCGGGCAGCTTGCCCGCGGCGACCTTGCGGCGGTAGAGGACGTGGCTGACCAGGATCATCAGCCAGGTCCAGATGCCGGCGCCGGTGGCGACGGAGGTGACGTACTCGAAGGCCTTGGCCGGGGCGACGTAGTTCAGGACCACGCCGATGCCCATGAACAGCACCGAGACGGTGATGCCGAGCGCCGGGGTCTTGGTGGAGGACAGCTTCGCGAAGACGCGCGGGGCCTCGCCACTGTCCGCCAGCGTGCGCAGCATGCGGCCGGTGGAGTACATGCCGGAGTTGCAGGAGGACAGGGCCGCGGTGAGCACCACGAAGTTGACGATGGCGGCGCCGGCCGGGATGCCGATCATCGCGAAGGCCTTCACGAACGGGCTGACACCCGCGTGGAACTCGGTCCACTTCACCACGCACAGGATGACGGTGAGGGCGCCCACGTAGAACAGGCCGATCCGCCAGGGCAGGGTGTTGATCGCCTTCGGGAGGGTCTTCTCCGGGTTCTCCGACTCACCCGCGGTGACGCCGACCAGCTCGACGGCGAGGTAGGCGAACATCACGCCCTGGAGGGT comes from the Streptomyces sp. NBC_00820 genome and includes:
- a CDS encoding MoaD/ThiS family protein, which translates into the protein MAIEVRIPTILRTYTGGEKAVDGTGDTLAELFADLETRHTGIRERIVEDGKLRRFVNVYLNDEDVRFVDGIDTKLSDGDTVTILPAVAGGMA
- a CDS encoding type II toxin-antitoxin system PemK/MazF family toxin, producing the protein MDTSWWLALAAVVLLALVATLVDGWGRGRRPGGRRLRPPGRPEARGRAAARPHPGDIWWANVPYEDRPDVKDRPCLVLAVRGDRATVAKITSKYHDERAGVIPLPPGAVGDSHGRPSFLQTDELREVPVGDFRRRVGVVDPVLWDQVRHLAG
- a CDS encoding PLP-dependent cysteine synthase family protein; translation: MRYDSPLAAVGNTPLVRLPRLSPSPDVRIWAKLEDRNPTGSVKDRPALHMVEQAEKDGRLTPGCTILEPTSGNTGISLAMAAKLKGYRMVCVMPENTSQERRDLLAMWGAEIIPSPAAGGSNTAVRMAKELAAGHPDWVMLYQYGNPDNAGAHYATTGPEILADLPSVTHFVAGLGTTGTLMGVGRYLRENKPDVKIVAAEPRYDDVVYGLRNLDEGFVPELYDASVLTTRFSVGSADAVARTRELLQQEGIFAGVSTGAALHAAIGVGKKAVKAGESADIVFIVADGGWKYLSTGVYTAATTEEAIETLHGQLWA
- the rph gene encoding ribonuclease PH produces the protein MPRIDGRTPEQLRPVTIERGWSKHAEGSVLVSFGDTKVFCTASVTEGVPRWRKGSGEGWVTAEYSMLPRSTNTRGDRESVRGKIGGRTHEISRLIGRSLRAVIDYKALGENTIVLDCDVLQADGGTRTAAITGAYVALADAVAWAQGKKLIKAGRQPLTGTVSAVSVGIVGGIPLLDLCYEEDVRAETDMNVVCTGDGRFVEVQGTAEAEPFDRAELNALLDLAVTGCAELTAIQRAALAATLEK
- a CDS encoding MBL fold metallo-hydrolase, with the translated sequence MKLTVVGCSGSFPSAESACSSYLVEADGFRLLLDMGNGALGELQRHCGLYDLDAIFLSHLHADHCIDMLAYFVARYYRHDGGRCAPIPVYGPEGTENRLTTAYADTPSASSMSEVFDFHTVKPSTFEIGPFTVHTERVPHPVEAYAIRVEHGGKALTYSGDTGVSAVLEELARDTDLFLCEAAFTHGKENIPDLHLNGREAGQTAARAGAGLLVLTHIPPWTDPLVNLADAREVFGGPVELAVPRTVYEI
- a CDS encoding putative leader peptide; its protein translation is MVLNGVSDETPGMLLVARLHVDLCRLNSAIC
- a CDS encoding amino acid permease, with product MASEKATAAPEEGYERGLGSRQVQMIAIGGAIGVGLFLKAGANIEKAGPSLILMYALAGVIIFFIMRALGELLLYRPVSGSFADYSREFIGPFFGYFTAWTYWLMWVVTGMAELTAAAIYINYWFPSVPQWVTALVFLVVLFGVNLISVKLFGELEFWFSMVKVTALMGMIVIGVGVLTFGFSAAGDTASVSNLWAFDGFFPKGIGSSLMTLQGVMFAYLAVELVGVTAGESENPEKTLPKAINTLPWRIGLFYVGALTVILCVVKWTEFHAGVSPFVKAFAMIGIPAGAAIVNFVVLTAALSSCNSGMYSTGRMLRTLADSGEAPRVFAKLSSTKTPALGITVSVLFMGIGVVLNYVAPAKAFEYVTSVATGAGIWTWLMILVSHVLYRRKVAAGKLPASPFPAPGGSVCSYIAIAFLLFVTGLIAYDSESRISLYVMGVWAAVLGIGWLVLKSRTPEIADRSEPALEKVG
- a CDS encoding PTS glucose/sucrose transporter subunit IIB, yielding MASKAEKIVAGLGGIDNIEEIEGCVTRLRTEVSDPALVDEAALKAAGAHGVVRMGTAVQVVIGTDADPIAGEIEDMM
- a CDS encoding M67 family metallopeptidase, with translation MLTLTQALYDQIVAHARKDHPDEACGVVAGPAGSDRPERFIPMLNAAMSPTFYEFDSGDLLKLYREMDDRDEEPVIVYHSHTATEAYPSRTDIGYAGEPGAHYVLVSTADTDGLGDFQFRSFRIVDGEVTEEEVGIVDAY
- a CDS encoding PTS transporter subunit EIIC; translated protein: MTTATAVPPAAKKKGAGVMPVLQRIGRSLMLPVAVLPAAALLVRLGHQDMLGRSSFPAPVTRAASFMAAGGNAILDNMALLFAVGVAVGFAKKSDGSTALAAVVGYLVFRNVLGTFTDGNLPKVATAVDGKVVMTAAPVDAKVLGGVVMGLVVALLYQRYHRTVLPDWAGFFGGRRLVPILAAFAGLVIGVVFGCVWPVLGTGLHGLGEWLVRSGAIGAGVFGVANRALLPVGMHHLLNSFPWFQAGEFHGKSGDIQRFLAGDPHAGQFMTGFFPIMMFALPAACLAITHCARPERRRAVGGMMFSLALTSFVTGVTEPIEFTFMFIAPVLYAVHALLTGVSMTLTWALGMRDGFGFSAGAVDFGLNLGIASDPWGLVLVGLCFAVVYYGVFRFTITRFDLPTPGREPDAEPADSAGSAEGRGAEAAG